In Eubalaena glacialis isolate mEubGla1 chromosome 4, mEubGla1.1.hap2.+ XY, whole genome shotgun sequence, the genomic window TACCCACTCCATTAGCAAGTACCACTGATTTGCTCTCCAAAATACATCTTGAATGTACCACTTTTCCACCATCTCCCCTATTATCATCTTAACAACTCAGACGTAGTCTAGGTTACCAGCATCTCTTTCTCACTTATAAGTCTCAACCTACTGTTCAAGCCCTATCAGTTCTACCTCCTGAATATCGCaaactctccttttctctctactCCACTAATCCAAGCCACTGCAATCTCTTACCTGGGCTACTGTAATCTCCAGTCCCCTCTTAATAGGACTCCTGACTTCCACACTTAATTATCTACAGTTCATGATCTACAAAGCAGCCagagtgaggtttttttttttttttttttttgaaacctaGGCCAGGTTATAACATTTAAATggaatttagaataaaatccctCATTCTTACCATGATATATATGACCCCACATGAACTGGCACAGCAAGAAACAGACAGCAAAGCAAAACAGTCAAGGTCTTTGCCATTATGCTCAGTgtacagcaggcactcaataatcATTCACTAAAAAATCAAGTGAAACCAGTATGCGTTAGGGTTAATTCTGGGGAAACTAAGCCTGGCTGATTAAAACTGCTGTAACCACCCAGGAGAGTAGTCCTCTATGGTGAGAACTTTAGGAAGTTTCTAATGAAGACAGCCTAATTTCATTGCTTCCTGGAAAGAGTGTGCTTCCTAGAAATTGTGGATACATGCAATTTCAATCCAGTACCAAAAATCAGATTATTACCAATACAAGTAAACAGTGTTCACTTCTTAccagcttctttttctttcaattgcAGAAGAGCTGGCATTGGAGGATGAAGAAAATAGCAATTTTCATGTCTTTGCTTAAATTCTTCAGCAGCAACAGGATCTATACCTAAAGCAAACCAGGCAACCAACGCATCTTTTTCTTGTGAGACTTCCCCAGCATAATTAAATaactcttttttcatttcaagtTCTACTCCAAGGAAAATCAAGGTGATCTTCTCAGGCTGAGCCAAATAATCCTTTATCTCTGTGTAGTTCAGCTGACAAAGCCTGACTTCCGGCTGTTGGAAACTTTCTTTATTGCCACCTAGAGTAACCAAGGGATTTAAATCTGAGAAAAGGATATAAACGGTGGCTGGATGGCTTTCTTTTGCTAACAGCCAGtcagaattatttcttttttcacttttccgGTCCAGTAGTGTCTTgctaaaataattttcacattcTTCCATTTCACTGGTTAGGAACCAAGGCTTCTTCCCACCTTTAGCATTAGCTAGTAAGTTAGCTATATGCTTATAACCCCAAAATTCAGCAATATCCAGTGCAGTCTGCCTTGATTTATTGATAATGGATCTGTCGCACCTATGGatggaagcaaaaaataaaatagtaaagaaacattttcttcagtatttattacaataaaatatttccagATGTACGTGATAGTCCCTCTATTTAATAACtgcatatatttctttttgttttagcaCATAATATACTAATGGAAAGGtaaaagaaataatcataaaTCATTAAAAGTTAGAGACagcagatatttaaaatttctggaagattatttataaaataaaaaaagcagggcttccctggtggcgcagtggttaagaatcagcctaccaaggcaggtgacacgggttctagccctggtccgggaagatcccacatgccgtggagcagctaagcctgtgcgccacgactactgagcctgcgctctggagtccgtgagccacaactactgaagcccgcatgcctagagcccgtactccgcaacaagagaagccaccgcagttagaagcccgcgtaccgcaacaaagagcagcccccgctcgctgcaactaaagaaagcctgcacacagcaatgaagacccaatgcagccaaaaataacataattaaaaaaaaaaaagcatacgttTTATGTGCTATAATGAGATATTAAATTTTTACAAGGAGTTTTCTGTAGTCATAGTGGGTAGATTTACACATTctatttgggagaaaaaaattaatttaactcAATTTCTTTGCTGTTAAGTATGAAGAGTTaatttcccaattaaaaaaagttaaaagtttttaattagaaattatgCTATTATATAACAAGACTGTTCAATGAGTTATTTACAAGCCCAATGTTTTAAATATGgctataagaaaaatttaaaagaaaatgcgtAATCCAGAAATTAAACCAGACACTCCTTCAGGTGGTACAGCCTAAAATGTTTACCCTTTCTCAAGCAGAAACTGGACAACATCTGGGTGCCCATTCCTTGCAGCATACATTAAAGCAGTCCAGCCATTTTCAGAAGTTTCATTGAGAAGAGATGGAGAATGACTGAGCATTACTGTTAACCTGGCAATATCTCCTTCTGCAGCTGAATAGTGAAATTGGGATATAATTTCTTGGTTTGGACTTCTTTTTACAGAAGacatttcttccttaaaataggaaaacaggaa contains:
- the NUDT12 gene encoding NAD-capped RNA hydrolase NUDT12, which codes for MSSVKRSPNQEIISQFHYSAAEGDIARLTVMLSHSPSLLNETSENGWTALMYAARNGHPDVVQFLLEKGCDRSIINKSRQTALDIAEFWGYKHIANLLANAKGGKKPWFLTSEMEECENYFSKTLLDRKSEKRNNSDWLLAKESHPATVYILFSDLNPLVTLGGNKESFQQPEVRLCQLNYTEIKDYLAQPEKITLIFLGVELEMKKELFNYAGEVSQEKDALVAWFALGIDPVAAEEFKQRHENCYFLHPPMPALLQLKEKEAGVVAQARSVLAWHSRYKFCPTCGSATKIEEGGYKRVCLKEDCPSLHGVHNTSYPRVDPVVIMQVIHPDGTKCLLGRQKRFPPGMFTCLAGFIEPGETIEDAVRREVEEESGVKVGHVQYVSCQPWPMPSSLMIGCLAVAVSTEIKVDKNEIEDARWFTREQVVDVLTKGKQQAFFVPPSRAIAHQLIKHWIGMNPNL